A DNA window from Amycolatopsis sp. DSM 110486 contains the following coding sequences:
- a CDS encoding oleate hydratase codes for MAKAYLVGSGIAALSAAAFLIREGGFSGSDITILEEQDRTGGSLDAAGSPDSGYTMRGGRMFEVHFDCTYDLLSSIPSLGDPRKSVTEDTFEFHEHFAWDDHARLIDKDGKPVDAHSMGFSERERLELVKCVSTPERLLDGKRISDCFHPEFFTTNFWYMWCTTFAFEPWHSAIEFRRYLNRFVHLFKTFDTMSGIYRTKFNQYDSIVRPLLAWLDAQGVTIQLGTTVTDLAFAAGSEVTVQALQWTRKGATEQIALGPDDLVFVTNGSMTADSTLGSTTTPPALDTTRSAGAWKLWRTLAAKNDGFGDPSVFDSSIDESTWTSFTVTTKDPTFFTLMEEFSGSEAGKGGLITFKDSSWLLTIVLNHQPHFHEQPSDTFVWWGYALFPHKKGDHIGTTMAESSGRDILAEVLGHLHFDDVRDRILDSSIVLPATMPYITSQFLVRKAGDRPQVVPPGSTNLAFIGQYAEVPDDVVFTVEYSVRTAWTAVAQLLHLDRQPPAVYKGQHNPKVLVEALETLHRR; via the coding sequence GTGGCAAAGGCATACCTGGTGGGTAGTGGGATTGCGGCGCTGTCCGCAGCGGCTTTTCTGATCCGGGAGGGCGGTTTCTCCGGCTCGGACATCACCATTCTGGAGGAACAGGACCGCACGGGTGGCAGCCTCGACGCTGCGGGTTCACCCGACAGCGGCTACACGATGCGCGGCGGCCGCATGTTCGAGGTCCATTTCGACTGCACCTACGACCTCCTTTCCTCCATCCCTTCCCTCGGCGATCCGAGGAAATCGGTCACCGAGGACACTTTCGAGTTCCACGAACACTTCGCGTGGGACGACCACGCCCGCCTGATCGACAAAGACGGCAAACCCGTCGACGCCCATTCCATGGGATTCTCCGAACGAGAACGCCTCGAGCTCGTCAAGTGCGTGTCGACGCCGGAAAGACTCCTGGACGGCAAGCGGATCTCCGACTGCTTCCACCCCGAATTCTTCACCACGAACTTCTGGTACATGTGGTGCACGACGTTCGCGTTCGAGCCCTGGCACAGCGCGATCGAGTTCCGCCGGTACCTGAACCGGTTCGTCCACCTGTTCAAGACCTTCGACACGATGTCGGGTATCTACCGAACGAAGTTCAACCAGTACGACTCGATCGTGCGTCCCCTGCTGGCCTGGCTCGACGCACAGGGAGTCACCATCCAGCTCGGCACGACCGTCACCGACCTCGCGTTCGCCGCTGGTTCCGAGGTCACCGTCCAGGCACTGCAGTGGACCCGCAAGGGCGCCACCGAGCAGATCGCCCTCGGTCCCGACGACCTCGTCTTCGTCACCAACGGCTCGATGACCGCCGACTCCACGCTGGGCTCGACCACCACACCCCCGGCACTGGACACCACCCGTTCAGCGGGCGCGTGGAAGCTGTGGCGCACGCTGGCGGCCAAGAACGACGGCTTCGGCGACCCGTCGGTGTTCGACTCCAGCATCGACGAGTCGACCTGGACCTCGTTCACCGTCACCACCAAGGATCCGACGTTCTTCACGCTCATGGAAGAGTTCAGCGGCAGCGAAGCCGGCAAGGGCGGCCTGATCACGTTCAAGGACTCCAGCTGGCTGCTGACCATCGTGCTCAACCACCAGCCGCACTTCCACGAACAACCCTCGGACACGTTCGTCTGGTGGGGCTACGCGCTGTTCCCCCACAAGAAGGGCGATCACATCGGCACGACCATGGCCGAGAGCTCCGGGCGCGACATCCTCGCCGAGGTACTCGGCCACCTGCACTTCGACGACGTCCGCGACCGGATCCTCGACAGCTCCATCGTGCTGCCGGCGACCATGCCGTACATCACCAGCCAGTTCCTGGTCCGCAAGGCCGGCGACCGCCCGCAGGTCGTCCCGCCGGGCTCCACCAACCTGGCCTTCATCGGCCAGTACGCCGAAGTCCCGGACGACGTCGTGTTCACCGTCGAGTACTCCGTCCGCACCGCGTGGACGGCCGTCGCCCAGCTCCTGCACCTGGACCGGCAACCACCGGCCGTCTACAAGGGACAGCACAACCCCAAGGTGCTCGTCGAAGCGCTCGAGACGCTGCACCGCCGCTGA
- a CDS encoding aspartate aminotransferase family protein — MTTTAEPNAAAATGLAESARENLWLHFTRHSGFESSEVPVIVRGEGAYIWDSRGKRYLDGLAGLFAVQVGHGRDELAEAAARQTKQLAYFPLWGHAHPPAIELAERLTAAAPGDLNRVFFTVSGGESVETAWKLAKQYFKIVGKPTKHKVISRALAYHGTSQGALSITGIPGAKADFEPLVPSTLRVPNTNFYRAPEHADDYEAYGRWAADQIEQAIEFEGADTVAAVFLEPVQNTGGCFVPPPGYFERVREICDRHDVLLVSDEVICAFGRVGYDFAAKRYGYQPDIITTAKGLTSGYAPLGAVLVSDRLMEPFETGSTTFMHGSTYGGHPVSCAVALANLDLIEREGIYGHVLAQESAFRSTLDRLLDLPIVGDVRGAGFFYGIELVKDKATKETFTSEESERVLRGYLSDALFEAGLYCRADDRAEPVIQLSPPLICGQKEFDEMEQILRETLTGAWKLL, encoded by the coding sequence ATGACCACCACCGCCGAACCCAACGCCGCCGCCGCGACCGGCCTGGCCGAGTCCGCGCGCGAGAATCTCTGGCTGCACTTCACGCGCCACTCGGGCTTCGAGTCCTCGGAGGTCCCCGTGATCGTGCGTGGGGAAGGTGCGTACATCTGGGACTCCCGCGGCAAGCGTTACCTCGACGGGCTCGCCGGTCTGTTTGCCGTCCAGGTCGGTCACGGCCGTGACGAGCTTGCGGAAGCGGCGGCCCGGCAGACGAAGCAACTCGCGTACTTCCCGCTGTGGGGTCACGCTCACCCGCCGGCGATCGAGTTGGCCGAGCGTCTCACGGCTGCCGCGCCCGGGGATCTGAACCGGGTCTTCTTCACCGTCAGCGGTGGTGAGTCCGTGGAGACGGCTTGGAAGCTGGCCAAGCAGTACTTCAAGATCGTCGGCAAGCCGACCAAGCACAAGGTGATCAGCCGCGCGCTCGCGTATCACGGCACTTCCCAGGGGGCGTTGTCGATCACCGGCATTCCTGGTGCGAAGGCGGACTTCGAACCGTTGGTGCCTAGTACGTTGCGGGTGCCCAATACGAACTTCTACCGTGCTCCTGAGCATGCTGATGACTACGAGGCTTATGGTCGGTGGGCGGCTGATCAGATCGAGCAGGCCATCGAGTTCGAAGGTGCGGATACGGTTGCCGCGGTGTTCCTCGAGCCGGTGCAGAACACCGGTGGTTGTTTTGTCCCCCCGCCCGGGTACTTCGAGCGGGTTCGAGAGATCTGTGACCGACATGATGTGTTGCTGGTTTCGGATGAGGTGATTTGTGCGTTCGGCCGGGTCGGGTATGACTTCGCGGCCAAGCGGTATGGATATCAGCCCGACATCATCACCACGGCCAAGGGGCTCACGTCCGGTTATGCTCCGCTGGGTGCGGTGCTCGTGAGTGACCGGTTGATGGAGCCGTTTGAGACCGGGTCGACGACGTTCATGCATGGCTCCACTTATGGTGGCCATCCGGTTTCGTGTGCTGTGGCGTTGGCCAACCTGGATCTGATCGAACGTGAGGGCATTTACGGTCATGTCCTTGCTCAGGAATCAGCTTTCCGTTCCACGCTTGACCGGCTGCTGGATCTCCCGATCGTCGGTGATGTCCGAGGTGCGGGGTTCTTTTATGGGATCGAGCTGGTGAAGGACAAGGCCACGAAGGAAACCTTCACGTCGGAGGAATCCGAACGGGTCCTGCGAGGCTACCTCTCCGACGCCCTCTTCGAAGCAGGCCTTTACTGCCGTGCCGACGACCGCGCTGAGCCAGTCATCCAGTTGTCTCCGCCGCTGATCTGCGGTCAGAAGGAATTCGACGAGATGGAACAAATCCTCCGCGAGACTTTGACAGGGGCTTGGAAGCTTCTTTAG
- a CDS encoding YbjN domain-containing protein: protein MAGWADLVAFMRQEYRVIREEPDEVRIRMAFGEDAETTGRAQVVVVAHEVFDKKEDWVQIATPFARVDEVDLLDVLTEVGHTLVVGGIVVMGEHVVLRHSLPLVNLDINEFTDPLELVAGSAELLEQQFTGRDDY from the coding sequence GTGGCGGGATGGGCCGATCTGGTCGCGTTCATGAGGCAGGAGTACCGGGTGATCCGGGAGGAGCCCGACGAGGTGCGGATTCGCATGGCGTTCGGGGAGGATGCGGAGACGACCGGGCGCGCGCAGGTGGTGGTGGTCGCGCACGAGGTCTTCGACAAGAAGGAAGACTGGGTGCAGATCGCGACGCCGTTCGCGCGGGTGGACGAGGTGGACCTGCTCGACGTGCTGACCGAGGTGGGGCACACGCTCGTGGTCGGGGGGATCGTGGTGATGGGGGAGCACGTTGTCCTGCGGCATTCGTTGCCGTTGGTGAACCTCGACATCAACGAGTTCACGGACCCGCTGGAGCTGGTGGCCGGGTCGGCGGAGTTGCTGGAGCAGCAGTTCACCGGACGTGACGATTACTGA
- a CDS encoding alpha/beta hydrolase domain-containing protein: MSGNRTQRRLRTTILLAPLTLLLAATPALAAPAAPAAPAAKAPPSKPPTSAPGNGPAKITGPIPAQGKPGDSAHDYVFYSTPYDLKKAGYEEEEFFISGTATRYNPNPTVDEQKQVATPLGTTPYTTRIVVRRPVKPAKSAGVAVVDWQNVTAGHDIDTEWGTSADYYVRNGWTWVGASVQRVGVNGATTGGTAGLGLTQWSPQRYGSLDVTHGGAVLDDSQSFDIYTQIAQLLKGRGKKNPLADLGIDRVYAGGASQSGRYLGVYYNTVQPLRHVYDGFLFALSDSSLPPREGVGTKAIRVYTENDVYRGAGVPSKTAPDSDSLRTWEIAGASHVPAYSTGTDPNDFRTTLGAIQSREFGEQAPFSCTNPGPSQVESWTVFHAAYDALDKWVSRGIAPRRAAPLALIDPGPPASIARDANGLAQGGIRLPDVEVPTGVNDGINSPANLDNPLSSFCVLYGTHRDFDAAQLKSLYYSNNDYRQQVADVVQRLETQHFLLQEDGRTLISQAAKRKLF; this comes from the coding sequence ATGTCCGGAAACCGCACTCAACGAAGACTGCGAACCACCATCCTCCTGGCACCGCTCACCCTCTTGCTCGCCGCGACACCGGCGCTCGCCGCTCCAGCCGCTCCCGCCGCTCCCGCCGCGAAGGCCCCGCCGTCGAAGCCCCCGACCTCCGCTCCGGGCAACGGCCCGGCGAAGATCACCGGTCCCATCCCCGCGCAGGGCAAACCTGGGGATTCTGCGCACGACTACGTCTTCTACTCGACGCCGTACGACCTGAAGAAGGCCGGCTACGAGGAGGAAGAGTTCTTCATCTCCGGCACCGCCACGCGGTACAACCCGAACCCGACCGTCGACGAGCAGAAGCAGGTCGCCACCCCGCTGGGCACCACGCCGTACACGACCCGGATCGTGGTGCGGCGCCCGGTGAAGCCCGCGAAATCGGCCGGCGTCGCGGTGGTCGACTGGCAGAACGTGACCGCCGGGCACGACATCGACACCGAGTGGGGAACGAGCGCCGACTACTACGTCCGCAACGGCTGGACGTGGGTGGGTGCTTCGGTGCAGCGCGTCGGCGTCAACGGCGCCACCACAGGCGGGACCGCCGGCCTCGGCCTCACGCAGTGGAGCCCGCAGCGCTACGGCTCGCTCGACGTCACCCACGGCGGCGCCGTGCTCGACGACTCGCAGTCGTTCGACATCTACACGCAGATCGCGCAGCTGCTCAAGGGCCGCGGCAAGAAGAACCCGCTGGCAGACCTCGGCATCGACCGCGTGTACGCCGGCGGTGCGTCGCAGTCCGGCCGCTACCTCGGCGTGTACTACAACACGGTGCAGCCCCTGCGCCACGTCTACGACGGCTTCCTCTTCGCCCTCTCCGACAGCTCCCTGCCGCCGCGCGAGGGCGTCGGCACCAAGGCCATCCGCGTCTACACCGAAAACGACGTCTACCGCGGCGCCGGCGTGCCGAGCAAGACCGCGCCCGACAGCGATTCCCTGCGCACATGGGAAATCGCCGGCGCCTCGCACGTGCCCGCCTACTCGACCGGCACCGACCCGAACGACTTCCGCACCACGCTCGGCGCCATCCAGTCCCGCGAGTTCGGCGAGCAGGCCCCATTCTCCTGCACCAACCCCGGCCCGAGCCAGGTCGAATCCTGGACGGTCTTCCACGCCGCCTACGACGCGCTCGACAAATGGGTCAGCCGCGGCATTGCGCCTCGCCGCGCTGCGCCGCTGGCTCTGATCGATCCGGGCCCGCCCGCGAGTATCGCCCGTGACGCCAACGGCCTCGCCCAGGGCGGCATCCGCCTGCCCGACGTGGAAGTCCCCACGGGCGTCAACGACGGCATCAACTCACCCGCCAACCTCGACAACCCGCTCAGCTCCTTCTGCGTCCTCTACGGCACCCACCGCGACTTCGACGCTGCTCAGCTGAAGTCGTTGTATTACAGCAATAACGACTACCGGCAGCAGGTGGCCGATGTCGTGCAACGGCTGGAGACCCAGCACTTCCTCCTCCAGGAGGACGGTCGCACGCTGATCAGCCAGGCTGCGAAGCGCAAGCTGTTCTGA
- a CDS encoding dihydrofolate reductase family protein, whose amino-acid sequence MRPLRYSINITLDGCCDHRAGTPDEEIHRHATGVIARADALLFGRVIYEMMEAAWREPDPAMPEWMLPFAETIGAAKKYVVSGTLEQVDWNAELVRGDLGEAVRRLKAEPGEGIYTGGVKLPMALAELGLIDEYEFVVHPRVAGHGPTLFAGLPEYLDLRLVDRAEFESGAVAMKYEPKRSA is encoded by the coding sequence ATGAGGCCTTTGAGGTATTCGATCAACATCACCCTCGACGGGTGTTGTGATCATCGGGCGGGTACGCCCGATGAGGAGATCCATCGGCATGCGACTGGGGTCATCGCGCGGGCGGATGCGCTGCTCTTCGGGCGGGTGATCTACGAGATGATGGAAGCCGCCTGGCGGGAGCCGGATCCGGCGATGCCGGAGTGGATGTTGCCGTTTGCGGAGACGATCGGTGCGGCGAAGAAGTACGTCGTGTCGGGCACACTGGAGCAGGTGGACTGGAACGCCGAGCTTGTGCGCGGGGATCTGGGTGAGGCAGTCCGGCGTCTCAAAGCAGAGCCGGGCGAAGGGATCTACACGGGTGGCGTGAAGCTGCCGATGGCACTGGCAGAGCTGGGGTTGATCGACGAGTACGAGTTCGTCGTACATCCTCGCGTGGCGGGCCACGGGCCGACGTTGTTCGCAGGGCTGCCCGAGTACCTCGACCTGCGGCTGGTGGACCGGGCGGAGTTCGAGTCCGGTGCGGTCGCGATGAAGTACGAGCCGAAGCGCTCAGCCTAG
- a CDS encoding alpha/beta hydrolase has translation MALGRRLTVVTAAVTTLAALLAAPAGAARETVDWKPCPTAAGVDCGTVTVPIDWANPGDGTIQLALARRKATDPAHRIGSILMDPGGPGGEGAGEVQDGWTLSPAITARFDTVGFDPRGVGQSSPVRCGLTEVTAPNPQLPKSVAEFRQLAARNQALGTSCAKTTGPLASHVDTTSVAHDIDAIRVALGESKLTYYGTSYGTLMGQEYAEAYPDHVRALVLDGTMDHSVRSTWEFLSSQTRATQEMFGQFVHWCATTTTCALHGQDVRSVMAQLYSRAEHGTLGTPDDTLDPVALMGMITHAFYGPDWSGLATSMVNLRDGKPAESGFGDITVPTSFSSIFCSDWRLPVSGYGELETFRRSLGAIAPDIRFSPLAWTSATGCLGWPGTVRDPQRAPGFLGNLPVLLLNSRYDPATPYSWAQHVARQTGAPLLTYDGWGHSAYFKNSDCMVSTTDKFLIDGVLPARGTHCAAVTPGPSKSRMDGPTY, from the coding sequence ATGGCCCTGGGCAGAAGGCTGACGGTCGTCACCGCGGCGGTCACCACACTCGCGGCTCTGCTCGCCGCCCCGGCCGGCGCCGCGCGCGAGACCGTCGACTGGAAACCGTGCCCCACCGCCGCCGGCGTCGACTGCGGCACGGTCACCGTCCCGATCGACTGGGCGAATCCCGGCGACGGCACGATCCAGCTCGCCCTCGCGCGGCGCAAGGCCACCGACCCCGCCCACCGCATCGGCTCCATCCTCATGGACCCCGGCGGCCCGGGCGGCGAGGGCGCGGGTGAGGTGCAGGACGGCTGGACCCTGTCGCCCGCCATCACCGCCCGCTTCGACACCGTGGGCTTCGACCCGCGCGGCGTCGGGCAGAGCAGCCCCGTGCGCTGCGGCCTCACCGAGGTGACGGCCCCGAACCCGCAGCTGCCGAAGAGCGTCGCCGAGTTCCGCCAGCTGGCCGCGCGCAACCAGGCTCTCGGCACGAGCTGCGCGAAAACCACCGGGCCGCTCGCCTCGCACGTCGACACCACGAGTGTGGCCCACGACATCGACGCCATCCGCGTCGCGCTCGGCGAAAGCAAGCTGACGTACTACGGCACTTCCTACGGCACGCTCATGGGCCAGGAGTACGCCGAGGCCTACCCGGACCACGTCCGCGCGCTGGTGCTCGACGGGACGATGGACCACTCCGTGCGCAGCACGTGGGAGTTCCTGAGCTCGCAGACTCGCGCGACGCAGGAGATGTTCGGCCAGTTCGTCCACTGGTGCGCCACCACCACGACGTGCGCCTTGCACGGCCAGGACGTCCGCTCGGTCATGGCCCAGCTCTACTCCCGCGCCGAACACGGCACCCTCGGCACTCCCGACGACACGCTCGACCCGGTCGCGCTGATGGGCATGATCACCCACGCCTTCTACGGCCCCGACTGGTCCGGCCTCGCCACGAGCATGGTCAACCTGCGCGACGGCAAACCCGCCGAGTCCGGGTTCGGCGACATCACCGTGCCCACCTCGTTCAGCAGCATCTTCTGCTCCGACTGGCGCCTGCCCGTCAGCGGCTACGGCGAGCTCGAAACCTTCCGCCGCTCGCTGGGCGCGATCGCCCCGGACATCCGGTTCTCACCCCTGGCCTGGACCTCCGCCACCGGCTGCCTCGGCTGGCCCGGCACCGTCCGCGACCCGCAGCGCGCACCCGGCTTCCTGGGCAACCTGCCCGTGCTGCTCCTGAACAGCCGCTACGACCCCGCCACGCCTTACTCCTGGGCCCAGCACGTCGCCCGCCAAACCGGCGCACCCCTCCTGACCTACGACGGCTGGGGCCACAGCGCATACTTCAAGAACAGCGACTGCATGGTGTCCACCACGGACAAGTTCCTCATCGACGGTGTGCTTCCCGCCCGCGGAACCCACTGCGCCGCCGTGACTCCTGGTCCATCGAAGTCCAGAATGGACGGACCTACCTACTGA
- a CDS encoding DUF6351 family protein translates to MRNRTWRSTAVVAALAVPILLTTAATSAVAQPDHHSRLGITTVSNPRPDLVSGGQVLVRVTPPDARAAVRVSAGGHDVTRSFHAEPDGSLLGLVTGLRDGSTDLVATAGHDRASVRVVNHSITGPVFSGAQQKPFYCETTAFGLPPATMPLCSAPTQVTYQYKNTAGKFVALADPASRPADLATAAGGVPYIVRIERGTIDRAVYEIAALASGPATPSPFVATPGWNDKLVYTFGGGCNSGYHQGNGTGGVVNDLFLSQGYAVASSSLNVLDNNCSPIISAEAAMMVKEHFVETYGPVQHTIGWGGSGGAIQQYDIAENYPGIVDGIIPGVSFPDPITTAGPVADCRLLNRYFASAAFTDAQKLAVAGWNSYSSCLSWDATFASRATATDSCNSAIPVDVRWDPVTNPHGVICNSNEQFANQLGRDPRTGFVRNTLDNVGVQYGLDALKAGKISAAQFVSLNASIGGLDYTGKPVAARSSADPKALDALYRDDIFNTASQGLASTPIIDQRTDLDLAGAGNDIHTSEWSFVLRQRLLSANGTAANQVIIANHPTGAEQAAASAYELDAMDRWLTAISADHSNRNAASKVIAARPHDLSDGCYLSATQRVQEKLTDPSSGQCGALYPVAENTRMAAGEGLAMDVLKCQTRPLDFGSYPVKFTAAEKASLKQTFPTGVCDYHRDGVGEREPAGVWRNYGSRA, encoded by the coding sequence TTGAGAAACCGTACTTGGCGCTCGACCGCGGTAGTGGCCGCTCTGGCCGTGCCGATCCTCCTCACCACAGCGGCGACCTCGGCCGTCGCGCAACCCGATCACCACTCCCGGTTGGGAATCACGACCGTCTCCAACCCGCGGCCCGATCTGGTCAGCGGAGGCCAGGTCCTGGTCAGAGTCACGCCGCCGGACGCTCGCGCGGCTGTTCGCGTGTCCGCCGGCGGCCACGACGTCACGCGGTCGTTCCACGCCGAGCCCGACGGCAGCCTGCTCGGGCTCGTCACGGGGCTGCGAGACGGCTCGACCGACCTGGTCGCGACTGCCGGACATGATCGCGCGAGCGTGCGCGTGGTGAACCACTCGATCACCGGCCCGGTGTTCTCCGGGGCGCAGCAGAAGCCGTTCTACTGCGAGACCACCGCGTTCGGCCTGCCGCCGGCGACCATGCCGCTGTGCAGCGCGCCAACGCAGGTTACCTACCAGTACAAGAACACCGCGGGCAAGTTCGTGGCGCTGGCCGACCCGGCGAGCCGCCCGGCCGACCTCGCCACCGCGGCCGGCGGCGTGCCCTACATCGTGCGGATCGAACGCGGCACGATCGACCGCGCGGTGTACGAGATCGCCGCGCTGGCTTCCGGGCCGGCCACGCCGTCACCGTTTGTTGCCACTCCGGGCTGGAACGACAAACTGGTCTACACCTTTGGCGGCGGCTGCAACTCCGGCTACCACCAGGGCAATGGCACCGGTGGTGTGGTCAACGACCTGTTCCTCTCGCAGGGCTACGCGGTCGCGTCGTCGAGCCTGAATGTGCTCGACAACAACTGCAGCCCGATCATCTCGGCCGAGGCCGCGATGATGGTGAAGGAACACTTCGTCGAAACCTACGGCCCTGTGCAGCACACCATCGGCTGGGGCGGTTCCGGCGGGGCCATCCAGCAGTACGACATCGCCGAGAACTACCCCGGCATCGTCGACGGCATCATCCCCGGCGTGTCCTTCCCGGACCCGATCACCACGGCCGGCCCGGTGGCGGACTGCCGTTTGCTGAACCGGTACTTCGCCTCTGCCGCGTTTACTGATGCCCAGAAGCTCGCCGTGGCGGGCTGGAACTCGTACTCGAGCTGCCTCTCGTGGGACGCCACCTTCGCCAGCCGCGCGACCGCCACGGACAGCTGCAACTCGGCCATCCCCGTCGACGTGCGCTGGGACCCGGTGACGAACCCGCACGGCGTGATCTGCAATTCGAATGAGCAGTTCGCGAACCAGCTGGGCCGCGACCCGCGCACGGGTTTCGTGCGGAACACGCTGGACAACGTAGGTGTGCAGTACGGGCTGGACGCCTTGAAGGCCGGGAAGATCTCGGCGGCGCAGTTCGTGTCGTTGAACGCGTCGATCGGCGGGTTGGACTACACGGGTAAGCCGGTGGCCGCCCGGTCGTCAGCCGACCCGAAGGCCCTGGATGCTTTGTACCGCGACGACATCTTCAACACGGCGTCGCAGGGCTTGGCGTCGACGCCGATCATCGACCAGCGCACGGACCTCGACCTGGCGGGCGCCGGGAACGACATCCACACTTCGGAGTGGTCGTTCGTGCTGCGGCAGCGGTTGCTGTCCGCGAATGGGACCGCGGCCAACCAGGTGATCATCGCCAACCATCCGACTGGTGCGGAGCAGGCCGCGGCGAGCGCGTATGAGCTGGACGCGATGGACCGTTGGTTGACGGCGATTTCTGCTGACCACTCGAACCGCAATGCCGCTTCGAAGGTCATCGCGGCTCGCCCACACGACCTCTCGGACGGCTGCTACCTCTCAGCGACCCAGCGGGTGCAGGAGAAGCTGACCGACCCGTCGTCGGGCCAGTGCGGTGCGCTGTACCCGGTGGCGGAGAACACCCGGATGGCGGCTGGTGAAGGCTTGGCCATGGATGTGTTGAAGTGCCAGACACGCCCGCTGGACTTCGGCTCCTACCCGGTCAAGTTCACGGCGGCCGAGAAGGCTTCGCTGAAGCAGACCTTCCCGACGGGGGTTTGTGACTACCACCGCGACGGCGTCGGCGAGCGCGAGCCCGCCGGCGTGTGGCGGAACTACGGCAGCCGCGCGTAG
- a CDS encoding Lrp/AsnC family transcriptional regulator → MIRGVTSQEPNHPRPAPPVIDDISKKIIAQLQEDGRRAYATIGKAVGLSEAAVRQRVQRLSDSGVIQIVAVSDPLQVGLLRQAMVAITVDGPLEPVADALAEMAEIDYVVLCAGRFDVLCEAVCADDEALLDLISNRIRTLPGVRTAETLVYLKLRKQSYQWGTR, encoded by the coding sequence ATGATCCGGGGGGTGACCAGCCAGGAACCGAACCACCCCCGGCCCGCGCCGCCGGTGATCGACGACATCTCGAAGAAGATCATCGCTCAGCTTCAGGAGGACGGCCGCCGCGCCTACGCGACGATCGGCAAGGCCGTCGGCCTGTCGGAGGCCGCGGTGCGCCAGCGCGTGCAGCGCCTGTCCGATTCCGGGGTGATCCAGATCGTCGCGGTGTCGGATCCCTTGCAGGTAGGGCTTTTGCGTCAGGCCATGGTGGCGATCACCGTGGACGGCCCGCTCGAGCCCGTCGCGGACGCGCTCGCGGAGATGGCGGAAATCGACTACGTCGTGCTCTGCGCCGGCCGCTTCGACGTGCTGTGCGAAGCCGTGTGCGCCGACGACGAGGCCCTGCTGGACTTGATCTCCAACCGCATCCGCACGCTCCCGGGCGTCCGCACCGCGGAGACGCTCGTGTACCTGAAGCTGCGCAAGCAGTCGTACCAGTGGGGCACTCGCTGA